One genomic region from Ornithinimicrobium flavum encodes:
- a CDS encoding C40 family peptidase, with amino-acid sequence MTRRTTGRHRRPGHLSVASTTLTRTAAVAATSTGLLAGTAVAAGAAPSVQQDDPSGAVKGAQALVRLAQTVQADRSILVDRPAQAAPAPEDLADASPASFGTRGFTALAPVVRPEPAVVEPAAAAVPQAQAEAAVETRAATTTASRTNERVAPRQEQAAPTRTVQQQAAPVQQQAAPARPAPAPAPAPAPAPAPAPAPAPAPVGGGVLAVAAAYTGIMYVYGGTTPAGFDCSGYTSFVFRQALGIELPRSASAQQSYATPVSSPQPGDLVFYGYPAYHVGIYAGNGMMYDSGRPGIPTQLRAVFAGVSGYGRVG; translated from the coding sequence ATGACCCGACGCACCACCGGCCGCCACCGGCGGCCCGGCCACCTCAGCGTGGCCAGTACCACCCTGACCCGCACCGCCGCCGTCGCGGCCACCTCGACGGGTCTGCTCGCCGGCACCGCCGTCGCCGCCGGCGCAGCCCCCTCCGTGCAGCAGGACGACCCGTCCGGCGCCGTGAAGGGTGCGCAGGCGCTCGTCCGGCTCGCCCAGACCGTCCAGGCGGACCGCAGCATCCTCGTGGACCGCCCCGCCCAGGCGGCCCCGGCCCCGGAGGACCTCGCCGACGCCTCGCCGGCGAGCTTCGGCACCCGCGGCTTCACCGCTCTCGCACCGGTCGTCCGGCCGGAGCCCGCCGTCGTCGAGCCCGCCGCCGCTGCGGTCCCGCAGGCGCAGGCCGAGGCGGCGGTGGAGACCCGCGCCGCGACGACCACCGCCAGCCGCACCAACGAGCGGGTGGCTCCCCGGCAGGAGCAGGCCGCCCCCACCCGGACCGTCCAGCAGCAGGCGGCCCCGGTCCAGCAGCAGGCCGCCCCCGCGCGCCCGGCGCCTGCACCGGCCCCCGCTCCGGCGCCTGCACCGGCCCCCGCTCCGGCTCCGGCCCCGGCCCCCGTCGGGGGTGGCGTGCTCGCCGTGGCCGCTGCCTACACCGGGATCATGTACGTCTACGGCGGGACCACGCCGGCCGGCTTCGACTGCTCCGGGTACACCTCGTTCGTGTTCCGGCAAGCGCTGGGCATCGAGCTGCCCCGCAGCGCCTCCGCGCAGCAGTCCTACGCCACCCCCGTGAGCAGCCCGCAGCCCGGCGACCTGGTCTTCTACGGCTACCCGGCCTACCACGTCGGCATCTACGCCGGCAACGGCATGATGTACGACTCCGGCCGTCCGGGCATCCCCACCCAGCTGCGCGCCGTCTTCGCCGGGGTCTCCGGCTACGGACGGGTCGGCTGA
- a CDS encoding fluoride efflux transporter FluC, which translates to MTDLAWWWAVPLVALGGALGAMARHALSQPPLGQARGVLVANVAGCAGLGALVAVADRLAPGLVLLLGTGLSAALTTWSTLAVLTWQLGRRDVGRAAAYLGLTLVLGLSAAGLAWSALS; encoded by the coding sequence ATGACCGACCTGGCGTGGTGGTGGGCGGTGCCCCTCGTGGCCCTCGGGGGTGCCCTCGGGGCGATGGCGCGGCACGCCCTGTCCCAGCCGCCCCTGGGTCAGGCCCGCGGCGTGCTCGTGGCGAACGTCGCGGGGTGCGCCGGCCTCGGCGCCCTGGTGGCCGTGGCCGACCGGCTGGCCCCGGGCCTGGTCCTGCTCCTGGGGACCGGCCTCAGCGCCGCGCTCACGACGTGGAGCACGCTGGCCGTCCTGACCTGGCAGCTGGGCCGGCGCGACGTGGGGCGCGCCGCGGCCTACCTGGGTCTCACCCTCGTCCTGGGCCTGTCGGCCGCGGGGCTGGCCTGGTCGGCGCTGTCCTGA
- a CDS encoding fluoride efflux transporter FluC, translating into MSSHPGRRGPTALSAATLGAVAAGGSVGALLRWLLELGLPAGSGWPWATVVANVLGSAALGWLLARDEMSPLRGWVRAGAGTGLLGGFTTFSTYAVQVAVLGRDEPALALGYLVATPLLCVCAAALAGTATMRMRGHR; encoded by the coding sequence GTGTCCTCGCACCCCGGCCGCCGCGGCCCCACCGCCCTGAGCGCGGCGACGCTGGGGGCGGTGGCGGCCGGGGGGTCGGTCGGGGCGCTGCTGCGCTGGCTGCTCGAGCTGGGCCTGCCCGCCGGGTCGGGATGGCCGTGGGCCACGGTCGTGGCCAACGTGCTCGGGAGCGCCGCGCTGGGGTGGCTGCTCGCCCGGGACGAGATGAGCCCCCTGCGGGGCTGGGTGCGTGCGGGGGCGGGGACCGGCCTGCTGGGCGGTTTCACCACCTTCTCCACGTATGCGGTGCAGGTGGCGGTGCTCGGTCGGGACGAACCGGCCCTGGCCCTGGGGTACCTCGTCGCCACCCCGCTGCTCTGCGTCTGCGCGGCGGCCCTGGCCGGCACGGCGACGATGCGGATGCGCGGGCATCGGTGA
- a CDS encoding hemolysin family protein, with the protein MLIVGGITVIVVLTLMTGYFVAQEFAYVSVDRGKLTQLADEGDPAARRALRITSRLSFTLSGAQFGITVTALLVGYLGEEFLVRGLSEEYADVGWLGRAAMISAFSVGTLIFSTVLQMVIGELGPKNWAIARPVELARALSRTTLWYLALFGPVIMLFDKASNALLRSVGIEPVEELPQGATPQDLTRIIAESHSGGTLDEDLSMVLQRGLAFRDRVAAEVMTPRTSVQTIQADENASVVLEALQSGHSRFPVTGRDIDDVVGVIGLHDLLEVEPGERAGTLVRDLADDAVILPESLPLPRVLEALRESHQQLAVVVDEYGGFAGIVTFEDVAEEVVGEIWDEDDVEEETSAARPDGGWELSARLRLDEAAQVTGVELPEHEHYDTLSGLVLDSLGRTAEEGDSVLVRWTSRDGEGDEYIHQTRIDVVSTARFVPEVVALHPMVTSTLDTWRGMSEEERAALSPPDDGPVIAVPSGAPSDAGTVEVGR; encoded by the coding sequence GTGCTGATCGTGGGCGGCATCACCGTCATCGTCGTCCTCACCCTCATGACGGGCTACTTCGTGGCCCAGGAGTTCGCCTACGTCAGCGTGGACCGGGGCAAGCTCACGCAGCTGGCCGACGAGGGCGACCCGGCGGCCCGTCGGGCCCTGCGGATCACCTCCCGGCTGTCCTTCACGCTGTCCGGGGCGCAGTTCGGCATCACCGTCACGGCCCTGCTGGTCGGGTACCTCGGGGAGGAGTTCCTCGTCCGGGGGCTGAGCGAGGAGTATGCCGACGTCGGCTGGCTGGGACGGGCGGCCATGATCTCCGCCTTCTCCGTGGGGACGCTCATCTTCTCCACCGTCCTGCAGATGGTCATCGGTGAGCTGGGCCCGAAGAACTGGGCGATCGCCCGACCGGTCGAGCTGGCGCGCGCCCTGTCCCGCACCACCTTGTGGTACCTCGCGCTGTTCGGGCCGGTCATCATGCTCTTCGACAAGGCGTCCAACGCGCTGCTGCGCTCGGTCGGGATCGAGCCCGTGGAGGAGCTGCCGCAGGGCGCGACCCCCCAGGACCTCACCCGCATCATCGCCGAGTCCCACAGCGGGGGCACCCTGGACGAGGACCTCTCCATGGTGCTGCAGCGCGGCCTGGCCTTCCGTGACCGGGTGGCGGCCGAGGTCATGACGCCGCGCACCTCCGTCCAGACGATCCAGGCCGACGAGAACGCCTCGGTCGTTCTCGAGGCCCTGCAGTCCGGCCATTCCCGCTTCCCCGTCACCGGCCGCGACATCGACGACGTGGTCGGGGTGATCGGGCTGCACGACCTCCTCGAGGTCGAGCCGGGGGAGCGTGCCGGCACCCTGGTCCGCGACCTGGCCGACGACGCGGTGATCCTGCCCGAGTCGCTGCCCCTGCCGCGGGTTCTGGAGGCGCTGCGGGAGTCCCACCAGCAGCTCGCGGTGGTCGTGGACGAGTACGGCGGCTTCGCCGGCATCGTGACCTTCGAGGACGTGGCCGAGGAGGTCGTGGGCGAGATCTGGGACGAGGACGACGTCGAGGAGGAGACCAGCGCCGCGCGGCCCGACGGGGGGTGGGAGCTGTCGGCCCGGCTGCGGCTGGACGAGGCGGCCCAGGTGACCGGCGTCGAGCTCCCCGAGCACGAGCACTACGACACCCTCTCCGGTCTCGTGCTGGACTCCCTGGGCCGCACGGCCGAGGAGGGTGACAGCGTGCTGGTCCGGTGGACCAGCCGGGACGGCGAGGGGGACGAGTACATCCATCAGACCCGGATCGACGTGGTGAGCACCGCCCGGTTCGTGCCGGAGGTCGTGGCCCTCCACCCGATGGTCACCAGCACCCTCGACACCTGGCGGGGGATGAGCGAGGAGGAGCGGGCGGCGCTCTCACCGCCGGACGACGGCCCGGTGATCGCCGTCCCGTCGGGGGCGCCGTCGGACGCCGGGACCGTGGAGGTGGGCCGATGA
- a CDS encoding CNNM domain-containing protein codes for MSIGTAMLVSLVLLVANAFFVAAEFAIVAAKRHRLEERAAEGSRAAQAAVDASRQLSLMLAGAQLGITLCTLGLGAIAKPAMKDLVYPLLTALNVPAPDVVLSGIAVAVAVGTVVFLHMVVGEMAPKSWAISHPESSAMLLALPFRAFTWVMKPVLWLMNELANLMLRAGGWTRSTPWAAPTRLPTCSCCWPSPTSTASSRTPTTGSSRGRCGWRRRPWRR; via the coding sequence ATGAGCATCGGTACCGCCATGCTGGTCAGCCTCGTGCTGCTGGTCGCCAACGCCTTCTTCGTCGCCGCGGAGTTCGCCATCGTCGCCGCGAAGCGGCACCGGCTGGAGGAGCGGGCGGCCGAGGGCAGCCGCGCGGCCCAGGCCGCGGTCGACGCGTCCCGCCAGCTCTCCCTCATGCTCGCCGGGGCCCAGCTGGGCATCACCCTGTGCACCCTGGGGCTCGGGGCGATCGCCAAGCCGGCGATGAAGGACCTGGTCTACCCTCTGCTCACGGCGCTCAACGTCCCCGCACCGGACGTCGTCCTGTCCGGCATCGCCGTGGCGGTGGCCGTCGGCACCGTCGTCTTCCTGCACATGGTGGTGGGCGAGATGGCACCGAAGTCCTGGGCCATCTCCCACCCGGAGAGCTCGGCCATGCTGCTGGCCCTGCCGTTCCGCGCCTTCACGTGGGTCATGAAGCCCGTGCTGTGGCTGATGAACGAGCTCGCCAACCTCATGCTGCGCGCCGGGGGGTGGACCCGGTCGACTCCCTGGGCAGCGCCCACACGCCTGCCGACCTGCAGCTGCTGCTGGCCCAGTCCTACGAGCACGGCGTCCTCGAGGACGCCGACCACCGGATCCTCACGGGGGCGCTGCGGCTGGAGGAGGAGACCG